From Acidobacteriota bacterium, one genomic window encodes:
- a CDS encoding RHS repeat-associated core domain-containing protein — MKRIIHSGVVNFLSIALLAILASQTALAQQVPMKANDTKSTVNISEYEKIGLSNGSFSFNIPLATLGGRGVGNGFSYNVETKWRRDEVIAGYTGANPTIQERIDPDPYALRGVFPSLGGYLVANTKAVDTEDIGLCSNETTIRAARKEFRMNFTGFGGSSFSFISTQNDGEDIYFSGHSCSVQYQSIGTVFIATDGSGTKFIADSNILVSDDPAGEGNGPNIYPSGDLKLPNGTTYRVDGGLVSAIIDRNGNRTTLTNTGFQADIRENRVTKITDALNREIQTSSDANFTYVNYKGFGGADRSVKISNYSAAASSVMLNTLFTWIPSNHPWNRSVGCGYSNYIELPDTRRYTFTYNCYGEISRVELPTGGAVEYDHATVSPGTYGSMERRITERRVMSDGTNVDNKPQYLYSSSVPTDAYTGQTLPDQRITTVKLIDNQNVTRSVSKSYFHGCIQDGWNCIVPMSTWGTGYESAQKLLDGMPFKSETYASDGTTLLRKTETTYESRARAVWQNGGNPPYKDYRAATVASTLADSGQVSQVIYGYHQTADFNLLVDTHEYDYGSGQPGAFVRRTHTDFERSATYAQNGVNLLNLPTETWVSSDGNGQVKVSRTKYEYDNYSPDQQHAALVDRANITGRAAGYGTGFTARGNVTKVTSYADAQNQTGAVPVHTQYDIAGNPVKTIDGKGCESTIWYTDNFGAPNAEAKSPTTPGPLPNLFTYAFATSATNCAGYTTYAQFDYYTGAAVDTEDIIGAVKSTYSNDPLDRPTQVISAANHDDYKARTTVAYNDSQRMVTVTTDSKSFGDNLIKSQAIYDGLGRTIETRDYENSTDYVKALQEYDALGRAYRSSNPFRADLGETAQWTTTQFDDLGRVTEVTTPDNAKVTRRYYGSSVRVFDQADRSRAGVSDALGRLVKVVEYDNGTDLETLFTYDVVGRLRKTIQGSQTRFFLYDDLGRLIRAKQTEQQVNTSLNITDPVTGNSGWAVRFDYDNNGNIVSTTDSRGVTTAGTYDNINRLTFRDYSDSTPDVTFTYDDPNIPNSKSKLTKVSSSVSETRFTAFDDLGRIKSSNQIIDGATYSFPDYSYDLSGALVSQTYPSGRVVRAETDNIGRLSKVTSQMPNQMERTMLSHVSYTSFGAVSSSKLGNGRWETMEYDAKRLQMKRISLGGSIADSSLLRLDFNYGTTTSNSSDNNGSLRKQTITLPGIAPIEQDYSYDALNRIDVATETVDSTVKWRQDFDYDRFGNRTFNAANTTTLPANNAIHNPQVNPADNKFYIADGYLYDSEGNLTSNPEGKTFTYNAENKQTQVYDSVTQTTANYVYDGGGKRVKKTVGNQDTYFVYDAFGKLAAEYTTNQTITTEGAKFLTADLVGSPRATTNNLGQIASRHDYMPFGEEIAATVANRNQVTGFTVNDRIRQQFTGYERDGESGLDFAQNRYFAAKHGRFTSVDPLAASASAKNPQTFNRYSYALNSPYKFTDPLGLAATLHCWGNMCNTYDADEQAAQGEQEEKDKGEPGIPSPPKWRFRWESEQDSGFVSRSGTSITRTEKPTEEQQGIVDDLIGKQWKIYYPAARDALVAERNGTSEVESRSRTKSSSSDEKMGIEVGVSKEPGVTSKSEQGSNNAVSTTENDRVVGQLARLNSTDRAAIDNTASAVIQLRDSGVTNAEFVVAKANSYVFEQATRIAGAAADITPLPQRAGPLPKLFVPVVRTNH; from the coding sequence ATGAAACGGATCATTCACAGCGGCGTCGTCAATTTCCTATCCATTGCTCTTCTTGCGATTCTCGCATCACAAACCGCACTCGCACAGCAGGTTCCGATGAAAGCCAATGATACAAAGAGTACGGTCAACATTAGCGAGTATGAAAAGATCGGGCTGTCAAACGGTTCCTTCAGCTTCAATATTCCGCTTGCCACACTCGGCGGTCGCGGCGTCGGCAACGGATTCTCGTACAACGTCGAGACAAAATGGAGACGCGACGAGGTCATCGCCGGATACACCGGCGCGAATCCGACCATACAAGAGCGGATCGATCCCGACCCCTATGCCCTGCGAGGCGTGTTTCCGAGTCTTGGCGGATACCTGGTCGCGAACACGAAGGCCGTGGACACGGAGGACATCGGGCTGTGCTCGAACGAAACCACGATCCGCGCCGCGCGAAAGGAGTTCCGAATGAACTTCACCGGCTTCGGTGGATCGAGTTTTTCGTTTATCAGCACTCAGAACGACGGCGAAGACATATATTTCAGCGGACACTCCTGTTCGGTTCAATACCAGTCGATCGGCACGGTGTTCATCGCGACCGACGGTAGCGGCACGAAATTCATCGCCGACTCCAACATCCTTGTCAGTGACGACCCGGCCGGCGAGGGAAACGGCCCGAACATCTATCCTTCGGGAGATTTGAAGCTACCGAACGGCACGACATACCGCGTCGACGGCGGACTTGTCTCGGCGATCATTGACAGGAACGGGAACAGGACCACGCTGACGAATACCGGATTCCAGGCCGACATCCGCGAGAACCGCGTGACGAAGATCACCGACGCGCTCAACCGCGAGATCCAGACCTCAAGCGACGCGAATTTTACCTACGTCAACTATAAGGGATTCGGCGGAGCGGACCGGTCGGTGAAGATTTCGAACTACTCGGCCGCCGCTTCGTCCGTTATGCTGAACACGCTTTTCACCTGGATTCCGTCGAATCATCCGTGGAACCGATCGGTCGGCTGCGGTTACAGCAACTATATCGAATTGCCCGACACAAGGCGCTACACATTCACCTACAACTGTTACGGTGAGATTTCCCGTGTTGAACTTCCGACAGGAGGCGCCGTCGAATACGACCACGCGACGGTAAGTCCCGGAACGTATGGATCGATGGAGCGGCGGATCACCGAACGCCGCGTAATGTCTGACGGAACAAACGTCGACAATAAACCGCAGTATCTCTATTCAAGCTCGGTGCCGACCGACGCTTACACGGGGCAGACGCTGCCAGACCAGCGAATCACGACCGTGAAGCTGATCGACAACCAGAACGTGACACGTTCCGTCTCCAAGAGCTACTTCCACGGCTGCATTCAGGACGGCTGGAACTGCATCGTCCCGATGTCGACGTGGGGCACGGGATACGAATCAGCGCAGAAGTTGCTCGACGGCATGCCGTTCAAGTCGGAAACCTACGCATCGGACGGAACGACGCTGCTCCGCAAAACCGAAACGACATACGAGTCTCGCGCCCGCGCGGTCTGGCAGAACGGCGGCAACCCGCCGTACAAGGATTACCGGGCTGCAACCGTTGCGAGTACGCTCGCCGACAGCGGGCAGGTCAGCCAGGTCATCTACGGCTATCACCAGACAGCCGATTTCAACCTTCTGGTCGATACCCATGAATACGATTACGGGTCGGGCCAGCCAGGAGCATTCGTCAGGCGAACGCACACCGATTTCGAAAGATCGGCAACGTACGCGCAGAACGGCGTCAATCTGCTGAACCTTCCGACAGAAACCTGGGTTTCGAGCGACGGCAACGGTCAGGTCAAGGTATCGCGAACGAAATACGAATACGACAACTACAGTCCCGATCAGCAACACGCCGCCCTTGTCGACCGGGCGAACATCACCGGTAGGGCGGCCGGCTACGGCACGGGCTTTACGGCTCGGGGCAACGTCACGAAGGTCACGAGCTACGCGGACGCCCAGAATCAGACGGGCGCCGTCCCCGTTCACACGCAGTACGATATCGCCGGAAATCCGGTCAAGACGATCGACGGCAAGGGCTGTGAGTCGACCATCTGGTACACCGACAACTTCGGCGCGCCGAACGCGGAGGCAAAGAGCCCGACGACGCCCGGCCCGCTTCCGAACCTTTTTACGTACGCGTTCGCGACGAGCGCCACGAATTGCGCGGGTTACACGACCTATGCGCAGTTCGACTATTACACCGGAGCGGCGGTCGATACCGAGGACATCATCGGCGCCGTGAAATCCACCTACTCCAACGATCCTCTTGACCGGCCGACACAGGTAATTTCGGCCGCGAACCACGACGACTACAAAGCGCGGACAACGGTCGCCTATAACGATTCCCAGCGAATGGTCACTGTTACCACAGACTCGAAATCGTTTGGCGACAATCTGATCAAATCGCAGGCGATTTACGACGGTCTCGGACGAACGATCGAAACCCGCGATTACGAGAACTCGACCGATTACGTCAAGGCGCTCCAGGAGTACGACGCTTTGGGCCGCGCTTACCGTTCGTCGAATCCGTTCCGCGCCGATCTCGGCGAAACCGCGCAATGGACGACGACGCAGTTTGACGATCTCGGCCGCGTCACCGAGGTCACGACGCCCGACAACGCAAAGGTCACGCGTCGGTACTACGGCAGCAGCGTCCGCGTCTTCGATCAGGCGGACCGCAGCCGCGCCGGAGTTTCGGACGCGCTCGGGCGTCTCGTCAAAGTCGTCGAATATGACAACGGCACCGATCTTGAAACGCTCTTCACTTACGATGTTGTCGGACGCCTCCGCAAAACAATTCAGGGATCACAGACACGGTTTTTCCTGTATGATGATCTCGGGCGGCTTATCCGCGCCAAGCAGACGGAGCAACAGGTGAATACGAGCCTTAACATCACCGATCCCGTAACCGGCAACAGCGGCTGGGCCGTCCGGTTTGACTACGACAACAACGGGAACATCGTCTCGACGACCGACTCCCGCGGCGTGACGACGGCCGGAACCTACGACAACATAAATCGCCTGACGTTCCGCGATTATTCGGATTCGACGCCCGACGTGACGTTCACCTACGACGATCCGAACATCCCCAATTCGAAAAGCAAACTAACCAAGGTGTCTTCTTCCGTTTCCGAAACACGCTTCACGGCGTTCGACGATCTCGGCCGCATCAAGAGCTCGAACCAGATCATCGACGGGGCAACGTATTCGTTTCCCGACTATTCCTATGATTTGTCCGGCGCGCTCGTCTCGCAGACATATCCGTCGGGCCGGGTCGTGCGGGCCGAAACCGACAACATCGGAAGGCTTTCAAAAGTGACGAGCCAGATGCCGAATCAGATGGAACGAACGATGCTCAGCCATGTCTCTTACACGTCATTCGGCGCGGTCAGCAGCAGCAAACTCGGCAACGGACGTTGGGAAACGATGGAGTATGACGCCAAACGCCTGCAGATGAAGCGGATCTCGCTCGGCGGTTCGATCGCGGATTCAAGTCTGTTAAGGCTCGATTTCAACTACGGGACGACGACAAGCAATTCAAGCGACAACAACGGATCGCTGCGCAAACAGACGATCACGCTCCCGGGCATCGCTCCGATCGAACAGGATTACAGCTACGACGCGCTTAACCGGATCGACGTTGCGACCGAAACCGTCGATTCGACCGTCAAGTGGCGGCAGGATTTCGACTACGACCGCTTCGGAAACCGGACGTTCAACGCCGCGAATACGACCACCTTGCCGGCAAACAACGCGATCCATAATCCGCAGGTCAATCCGGCGGACAACAAGTTTTACATCGCGGACGGCTACCTATATGATTCCGAAGGGAACCTTACTTCGAATCCGGAGGGCAAGACTTTCACCTACAATGCCGAAAACAAGCAGACGCAAGTTTACGATTCGGTCACCCAGACGACAGCCAATTATGTTTACGACGGTGGCGGAAAACGCGTGAAGAAGACCGTCGGAAATCAGGACACTTACTTTGTTTACGACGCGTTCGGAAAACTCGCAGCGGAATACACGACAAACCAGACGATCACGACCGAAGGCGCGAAGTTTCTGACCGCCGACCTTGTCGGAAGCCCGCGCGCGACGACGAACAATCTAGGGCAGATCGCGTCACGCCACGACTACATGCCATTCGGCGAGGAGATCGCCGCAACCGTCGCGAACCGCAATCAGGTCACTGGATTCACCGTCAACGACCGCATCCGCCAGCAGTTCACGGGCTACGAACGCGATGGCGAATCGGGATTGGACTTCGCCCAGAACCGCTACTTCGCCGCCAAACACGGCCGATTCACATCGGTCGATCCCCTCGCCGCATCGGCCAGCGCCAAGAATCCGCAGACGTTCAACCGATACAGTTATGCCTTGAACTCGCCGTACAAATTCACGGATCCCTTGGGACTCGCGGCAACCCTGCATTGCTGGGGGAACATGTGCAACACTTACGACGCGGATGAGCAGGCGGCACAAGGGGAACAGGAAGAAAAAGACAAGGGCGAACCCGGGATACCGTCTCCTCCAAAATGGAGATTCCGATGGGAGTCTGAACAGGACTCAGGGTTTGTCTCTAGAAGCGGTACGAGCATAACGAGAACCGAAAAGCCAACCGAGGAGCAGCAGGGAATCGTTGACGATCTCATCGGCAAGCAATGGAAGATATACTATCCGGCAGCGCGCGATGCGCTCGTTGCCGAACGAAATGGCACCAGCGAAGTTGAGTCACGAAGTCGAACGAAGTCAAGTTCCAGCGATGAAAAGATGGGGATCGAAGTTGGCGTTTCGAAGGAGCCTGGTGTTACATCGAAATCTGAGCAGGGTTCTAACAACGCAGTTTCGACCACCGAAAACGATCGGGTGGTTGGTCAATTGGCTCGACTAAATTCAACTGATCGGGCGGCAATTGATAACACGGCTTCAGCTGTCATTCAGCTTAGAGATTCGGGTGTCACAAATGCCGAATTCGTCGTTGCAAAGGCGAATTCTTATGTATTTGAGCAGGCAACGCGAATTGCGGGCGCGGCAGCCGACATCACGCCATTACCGCAACGGGCCGGACCTTTGCCAAAACTGTTCGTTCCAGTCGTACGAACAAACCACTAG
- a CDS encoding VCBS repeat-containing protein has translation MSQKSKSEITDQTFDIKRPNWLFLLITAVVALGVFGTGMSFLEQSAKDEMLARRKNQNYQPTLLGRVNPFLPDPTPTPQLSKEYLYAGSRLLAVEDANANAAPPADLAVWRPLSGVWWVLGSNQQTTSQQWGLPADKPVPGDYDGDGKTDFAIWRNGDWWIMRSSDSSSYMISLGASGDRPAQADFDGDGRTDPAVYHEDGANGVWKILLSTTNQVYEQQYGLFDDKPAPADYDGDGRADLAVRRESNNTFYSRNSSNGQTQSAVIGTDDDLPVPSDYDGDGRADYALFRPSDTKWYIRESSTGTVTQTQWGISGDKLVQNDYDGDGKTDLAVWRESTGTWYIRQSATNGSLRQQQFGVLGDIPVPAFYRR, from the coding sequence ATGTCACAGAAATCCAAGTCCGAAATCACCGATCAAACATTCGACATCAAACGCCCCAATTGGTTATTCCTGTTGATCACCGCCGTCGTCGCGCTTGGAGTGTTCGGGACGGGGATGAGCTTTCTCGAACAATCGGCGAAGGACGAGATGCTCGCCCGCCGGAAGAATCAGAACTATCAGCCAACGCTTCTCGGGCGCGTCAATCCGTTCCTTCCCGACCCGACGCCGACTCCGCAGCTTTCGAAAGAATATTTGTATGCAGGTTCGCGGCTTTTAGCCGTTGAAGACGCAAATGCCAACGCCGCGCCGCCGGCGGATCTCGCCGTCTGGCGGCCCTTAAGCGGCGTCTGGTGGGTCTTGGGATCAAACCAGCAGACGACGTCGCAGCAATGGGGACTCCCGGCCGACAAGCCTGTTCCGGGAGACTATGACGGCGACGGCAAGACGGATTTCGCGATCTGGCGAAACGGCGACTGGTGGATCATGCGCAGTTCCGACAGTTCGAGCTATATGATCTCGCTCGGCGCGTCCGGCGACCGTCCGGCGCAGGCCGATTTCGACGGCGACGGCCGGACCGACCCTGCGGTTTATCACGAGGACGGCGCGAACGGCGTCTGGAAGATCCTGCTGAGCACGACGAATCAGGTTTACGAGCAGCAATACGGACTGTTTGACGACAAACCCGCGCCCGCCGATTACGACGGCGACGGCCGCGCCGATCTCGCCGTCCGTCGGGAGTCGAACAACACCTTCTACTCGCGCAACAGCAGCAATGGCCAAACCCAATCGGCGGTAATCGGAACCGACGACGACCTGCCCGTCCCGTCGGACTACGACGGCGACGGCCGCGCCGACTACGCGCTCTTCCGGCCCTCCGACACGAAATGGTACATCCGCGAAAGTTCGACCGGGACGGTCACCCAAACCCAATGGGGTATCTCCGGAGACAAGCTTGTCCAGAACGACTACGACGGCGACGGCAAAACCGACCTCGCCGTCTGGCGAGAATCGACCGGCACCTGGTACATCCGCCAGTCGGCGACCAACGGCTCGCTTCGCCAGCAGCAGTTCGGAGTCTTGGGTGACATCCCGGTCCCGGCCTTCTACCGGAGGTAG
- a CDS encoding PaaI family thioesterase, with amino-acid sequence MSEFDLSEERRARVFEVFKTVPYARHLGLELVGLGPGEATVKLAVRDEFRQLYGLLHGGATASLIDTATAMAIIGAFGEDEPTTTIDLNVQYLRPAVDGEIFCTAKIIRAGKRIIFLSAEVIDDQNRIVATALSTYTKV; translated from the coding sequence ATGAGTGAATTCGATCTGAGCGAAGAGCGCCGCGCACGCGTCTTCGAGGTTTTCAAAACGGTTCCCTACGCACGGCATCTGGGACTTGAACTCGTCGGCCTCGGTCCCGGCGAAGCAACGGTCAAACTCGCCGTGCGCGATGAATTTCGACAACTCTATGGCCTGCTCCACGGCGGCGCGACCGCTTCACTGATCGATACCGCGACGGCGATGGCGATCATCGGCGCTTTTGGTGAAGACGAGCCGACAACGACGATCGACCTCAACGTTCAGTACCTGCGTCCCGCCGTCGACGGCGAGATCTTCTGCACGGCAAAGATAATCCGGGCCGGGAAGCGGATCATCTTTCTTTCGGCGGAAGTCATCGACGATCAAAACCGGATCGTCGCAACCGCGCTTTCGACTTACACCAAGGTTTAG